A single genomic interval of Pyrus communis chromosome 5, drPyrComm1.1, whole genome shotgun sequence harbors:
- the LOC137733407 gene encoding amino acid transporter AVT1C-like → MNNSVSDRSFYIESEEEDDEEKEFNKSIEDGGESDSSAESFTENRQPNNPSSHNNQWPQSYRQSIDLYGSVPSPSIGFLGTPSLSRLGSSFLSSSLTRRHTPETLPFLSKPLPRVADEQQQQQQRRSSHSLLPPLPRRSSVRKDEKASRVTHDHHPMSRHSSFAQAVINGINVLCGVGILSTPYAVKEGGWLGLFILLIFAVLSFYTGLLLRYCLDSQPGLETYPDIGQAAFGTGGRIAISIILYVELYACCIEYIILESDNLSSLFPNAQLSVGGFVLDAHLLFAIVTTLAVLPTVWLRDLSVLSYISAGGVIASILVVLCLFWVGLVDGVGFENKGTPLNLATLPVAMGLYGYCYSGHAVFPNIYTSLENRSQYPAILLTCFCICTFMYGGVAVMGYTMFGEVTQSQFTLNMPHDLVATKIALWTTVVNPFTKYALTISPVAMSLEELVPSNKSHIYAILIRTALVVSTLVVGLCIPFFGLVMSLIGSLFTMLVTLILPCACYLSILRGRITRFQGTLCIIIIMVGVVSSAFGTFSAISKIVESLRSPT, encoded by the exons atgaataaTTCAGTTTCGGATCGGAGTTTTTACATTGAgagtgaggaagaagatgatgaggaaAAGGAATTCAATAAGAGCATTGAAGACGGAGGCGAATCGGATTCTTCTGCCGAATCTTTTACTGAGAATCGGCAGCCGAATAATCCCAGTTCTCACAACAATCAATGGCCTCAAAGTTAcag GCAATCCATTGATCTCTATGGTAGTGTTCCATCCCCTAGTATTGGGTTTCTGGGCACTCCTTCATTGTCAAGACTAGGAAGTTCATTTCTTTCCTCATCCCTAACAAGAAGGCACACTCCCGAAACACTACCTTTCTTGTCAAAACCGTTACCAAGGGTCGCAGATGagcaacaacagcagcagcagagaCGCAGTTCTCATTCTCTGCTTCCTCCTCTGCCAAGGAGGTCTTCAGTTAGAAAAGATGAGAAAGCATCCAGGGTTACTCATGACCATCATCCGATGTCTCGCCACAGCTCATTTGCACAAGCCGTGATCAATG gAATTAACGTTCTTTGCGGGGTTGGGATCCTTTCGACACCATACGCGGTCAAAGAAGGAGGATGGCTTGGGCTCTTCATTTTACTTATTTTTGCAGTGCTTTCGTTCTACACAGGATTGCTCCTGCGTTATTGCTTGGATAGCCAACCTGGGCTTGAGACTTACCCAGACATTGGCCAAGCTGCGTTTGGTACTGGAGGCAGAATCGCCATCTCG ATAATACTGTACGTGGAATTATAT GCTTGTTGCATAGAATATATAATTTTGGAGAGTGATAACTTGTCTTCACTATTTCCAAATGCGCAACTAAGTGTGGGTGGATTCGTGTTAGATGCTCACCTTTTGTTTGCGATTGTGACCACCCTTGCTGTTCTTCCTACTGTATGGCTTCGAGACCTCAGTGTTCTTAGCTATATCTCAG CTGGTGGCGTCATTGCATCGATCTTGGTCGTCCTTTGCCTCTTTTGGGTTGGTCTAGTAGATGGAGTTGGCTTTGAGAACAAAGGAACACCACTGAACCTTGCAACCCTTCCTGTTGCTATGGGTCTCTACGGTTACTGCTACTCAGGACATGCTGTTTTCCCAAACATTTATACTTCATTGGAAAACCGAAGCCAATACCCTGCAATCCTTTTAACCTG TTTTTGTATTTGCACTTTCATGTACGGTGGAGTTGCTGTCATGGGTTACACGATGTTTGGAGAAGTAACACAGTCGCAGTTCACTCTCAACATGCCTCATGATTTAGTTGCGACCAAGATTGCTCTGTGGACTACG GTGGTCAACCCCTTTACAAA ATATGCATTAACTATATCTCCCGTTGCAATGAGTCTGGAGGAGCTGGTACCATCAAACAAGTCTCACATATACGCAATCTTAATTAGAACGGCACTGGTTGTCTCTACCCTGGTTGTCGGTCTCTGCATCCCCTTCTTTG GTCTCGTGATGTCACTGATTGGATCTTTATTTACAATGCTTGTA ACATTGATACTTCCATGTGCTTGTTATCTGAGCATCTTGAGGGGACGCATAACTCGATTTCAG GGAACACTTTGTATTATAATTATAATGGTAGGCGTTGTATCATCGGCGTTCGGGACATTTTCGGCCATTTCGAAAATTGTTGAGAGCTTGAGAAGCCCTACATAG